One Camelina sativa cultivar DH55 chromosome 3, Cs, whole genome shotgun sequence genomic window carries:
- the LOC104776087 gene encoding BEL1-like homeodomain protein 10, translating to MAVYYTSNVGCYQQEPIFLNHQQQQQQQQASSSSAAASFTVTGGDNVRNEMVFIPPTTGDVVTVNGAVSSSDLSFHDGQGLSLSLGTQISVPPFQYHQYQLGFTQNPSLSSVKETSTYNVDEMSVKSKEMLLLGQSDPSSVYAGNGGNGFYNNYRYNETSGGFMSGVLRSRYLKPAQSLLDEVVSVKKELNQMGNKKMKVNDFNNGSKEIGRGGSGELSSDSNGKSIELSTVEREELQNKKNKLMTMVDEVDKRYNQYYHQMEALASSFEIVAGLGSAKPYTSVALNRISRHFRALRDAIKEQIQIIRDKLGEKGGESLDDQQGERIPRLRYLDQRLRQQRALHQQLGMVRPAWRPQRGLPENSVSVLRAWLFEHFLHPYPKESEKIMLAKQTGLSKNQVANWFINARVRLWKPMIEEMYKEEFGDESELLISKSSQELNSTNQEDSSSQQQQQQENNNNHLAYSSVDTTNIAFSSEIKPDRVSGNDDEPQQQQQQQMNRSADYDTLMNYQGFGLDDYRYIGGSNQQESRYSNSHHLHDFVV from the exons atggcGGTTTATTACACAAGTAATGTCGGTTGTTACCAGCAAGAACCAATCTTTCTcaaccatcaacaacaacaacaacaacaacaagcttcttcttcctctgccgCCGCTTCTTTCACCGTCACCGGCGGTGACAATGTTCGTAACGAGATGGTTTTCATCCCACCCACCACAGGAGACGTTGTAACTGTAAACGGTGCCGTTTCGAGCAGCGATTTAAGTTTCCACGATGGTCAAGGACTGTCTTTAAGTCTCGGCACTCAGATCTCTGTTCCTCCGTTTCAATATCATCAGTACCAGTTGGGTTTCACTCAGAATCCGTCACTATCTTCAGTCAAGGAAACGTCAACTTATAATGTGGATGAGATGAGTGTGAAGAGCAAAGAGATGTTGTTGTTGGGTCAATCTGATCCTTCCTCTGTTTATGCTGGTAATGGTGGGAATGGTTTCTACAACAATTATCGGTATAACGAGACATCAGGAGGGTTTATGAGCGGTGTTTTGCGTTCTCGGTACCTTAAACCTGCTCAGAGTTTGCTTGATGAAGTGGTTAGTGTCAAGAAAGAACTAAACCAAATGGGTaacaagaagatgaaagttAACGACTTTAACAATGGTTCCAAGGAGATAGGCAGAGGAGGCAGTGGCGAGTTATCGAGTGATTCTAATGGGAAATCAATTGAGTTATCTACAGTTGAACGTGAGGAGCTtcagaacaagaagaacaagctTATGACAATGGTTGATGAG GTAGATAAAAGATATAACCAATATTACCATCAAATGGAAGCATTAGCTTCATCATTTGAGATAGTAGCAGGACTTGGATCAGCTAAGCCTTACACATCAGTCGCTCTCAACAGAATCTCTCGCCATTTCCGCGCTCTTCGTGATGCGATAAAGGAACAGATTCAGATTATTAGAGACAAACTTGGGGAGAAAGGAGGAGAGTCGTTGGATGATCAACAAGGAGAGAGAATACCAAGGCTGAGGTATTTAGATCAACGATTGAGACAGCAAAGAGCTTTGCATCAACAGCTTGGAATGGTTCGACCCGCTTGGAGACCTCAAAGAGGTCTTCCTGAAAACTCTGTCTCTGTTCTTCGCGCTTGGCTCTTCGAACATTTCCTTCATCC ATACCCTAAAGAATCTGAGAAAATCATGCTTGCGAAACAGACAGGACTATCCAAAAACCAG GTTGCTAACTGGTTCATAAACGCGAGAGTTCGTCTATGGAAACCGATGATAGAAGAGATGTATAAAGAAGAATTTGGTGATGAATCTGAGTTACTAATCTCCAAATCATCTCAAGAACTCAACAGCACTAACCAAGAAGACTCTTCGTcgcagcaacagcagcagcaagagaacaacaacaaccacctCGCTTATTCATCTGTAGACACAACAAACATTGCCTTCTCATCCGAAATCAAACCGGATCGTGTTTCAGGCAATGATGATgagccacaacaacaacaacaacaacagatgaACCGGTCAGCGGATTACGACACTCTGATGAACTATCAAGGTTTTGGTCTCGATGATTACCGTTACATTGGCGGAAGCAACCAGCAAGAAAGCAGATATTCCAATTCCCACCACTTACATGACTTTGTTGTTTGA
- the LOC104776086 gene encoding uncharacterized protein LOC104776086, whose translation MVVFQVPGLSPELIPLRFTPRPLGFSIRRRGTLFRPLSAIGDSRSGEPDSESRNRMFILGMGFVGGFFAQQLKEADWLVSGSCRSDTKKKEWEKRGIDFNLFSADLTELSLLETVKDYTHLLVSIPPLADIGDPMLRNVELVREKLLSGNLQWLCYLSSTSVYGDCGGAWVDEDHAPNPKTKSAKLRLAAEEGWLRLGRDLGVSTQVLRLGGIYGPGRSAIDTLLKRDRLSEGQKRRASRKFTSRVHVEDICQVLQAATVKPSSGEIYNVVDDDPAPREEVFEYALELIEKRWPGIIETKPFPFVYESREQSSLRGEKRVRNQHMKNKLGVKLLYPSYKSGLQSIVEKMDNPF comes from the exons ATGGTGGTTTTTCAGGTACCAGGTTTATCACCGGAGCTTATTCCTCTCCGTTTTACTCCTAGACCACTTGGATTTTCAATTCGTAGGAGAGGTACCTTATTCCGGCCATTGTCAGCGATCGGAGATTCTCGATCCGGTGAACCAGATTCAGAGTCTCGGAACCGTATGTTCATTCTCGGGATGGGATTCGTCGGAGGCTTTTTCGCTCAGCAGCTCAAAGAAGCTGACTG GTTGGTTTCAGGGAGTTGCAGGAGTGatacgaagaagaaagaatggGAAAAGAGAGgaattgattttaatttattctctgcagatttaactga ATTGAGCTTGCTAGAAACAGTGAAAGATTACACTCACCTGCTTGTTTCGATTCCACCTTTAGCAGACATTGGTGATccg ATGTTGCGGAATGTAGAACTTGTCAGAGAAAAGCTTTTGAGTGGAAATCTTCAATGGCTTTGTTATCTCTCATCAACAA GTGTGTATGGAGATTGTGGTGGTGCGTGGGTTGATGAAGA TCATGCTCCAAATCCTAAAACTAAGTCAGCCAAACTGAGGTTAGCTGCAGAGGAAGGATGGTTACGCTTGGGTCGTGATCTTGGTGTTTCGACTCAAGTCCTTCGACTTGGGGGTATCTATGGACCTGGTCGAAG TGCGATTGATACCTTGTTAAAGCGGGATCGTTTATCTGAAGGTCAAAAGAGAAGAGCGTCCCGGAAATTCACATCAAGAGTCCACGTTGAAGATATATGCCAAGTTCTTCAAGCTGCCACTGTGAAGCCATCATCAGg GGAAATCTACAATGTTGTCGATGACGATCCAGCACCAAGAGAAGAGGTGTTTGAATATGCCTTGGAGTTGATTGAAAAAAGATGGCCAGGGATTATTGAAACAAAACCGTTCCCATTTGTGTATGAGTCTCGGGAGCAGAGTTCATTGAGAGGTGAAAAGCGAGTCCGTAACCAGCACATGAAGAATAAACTAGGAGTGAAATTGCTATATCCTTCGTACAAGTCAGGATTGCAAAGCATAGTCGAGAAGATGGACAACCCTTTTTGA